The following proteins are co-located in the Escherichia fergusonii ATCC 35469 genome:
- the nfsB gene encoding oxygen-insensitive NAD(P)H nitroreductase, translating to MDIISVALKRHSTKAFDASKKLTPEQAEQIKTLLQYSPSSTNSQPWHFIVASTEEGKARVAKSAADNYVFNERKMLDASHVVVFCAKTAMDDAWLKQVVDQEDADGRFATPEAKAANDKGRKFFADMHRKDLHDDAEWMAKQVYLNVGNFLLGVAALGLDAVPIEGFDAAILDEEFGLKEKGYTSLVVVPVGHHSVEDFNATLPKSRLPQNITITEV from the coding sequence ATGGATATCATTTCTGTCGCCTTAAAGCGTCATTCCACTAAGGCATTTGATGCCAGCAAAAAACTTACCCCAGAACAGGCCGAGCAGATCAAAACTCTTCTGCAATACAGCCCATCCAGCACCAACTCCCAGCCGTGGCATTTTATTGTTGCCAGCACGGAAGAAGGCAAAGCGCGTGTTGCCAAATCCGCCGCCGATAATTACGTGTTCAACGAGCGCAAAATGCTTGATGCCTCGCACGTCGTGGTGTTCTGCGCGAAAACCGCGATGGACGATGCCTGGCTGAAACAGGTTGTTGACCAGGAAGATGCCGATGGCCGCTTTGCCACGCCGGAAGCGAAAGCCGCGAACGATAAAGGTCGCAAATTCTTCGCCGATATGCACCGTAAAGATCTGCATGATGATGCTGAGTGGATGGCAAAACAGGTTTACCTCAACGTCGGTAACTTCCTGCTGGGCGTTGCGGCGCTGGGTCTGGACGCGGTGCCAATCGAAGGTTTTGACGCCGCAATCCTCGATGAAGAATTTGGTCTGAAAGAGAAAGGCTACACCAGCCTGGTGGTTGTTCCGGTAGGTCATCACAGCGTCGAAGATTTCAACGCTACACTGCCGAAATCCCGTCTGCCGCAAAACATCACCATAACTGAAGTGTAA
- the hokE gene encoding type I toxin-antitoxin system toxin HokE — MLTKYALVAVIVLCLTVLGFTLLVGDSLCEFTVKERNIEFKAVLAYEPKK; from the coding sequence ATGCTGACGAAATATGCCCTTGTGGCAGTCATAGTGCTGTGTTTGACGGTGCTGGGATTTACGCTTCTGGTCGGCGACTCGCTGTGTGAGTTTACGGTGAAGGAACGTAATATTGAGTTTAAGGCTGTTCTCGCTTACGAACCGAAGAAGTAG
- the hokE gene encoding type I toxin-antitoxin system toxin HokE: MLTKYSLVAVIVLCLTVLGFTLLVGDSLCEFTVKERNIEFRAVLAYEPKK; the protein is encoded by the coding sequence ATGCTGACGAAATATTCCCTTGTGGCGGTCATAGTGCTGTGTTTGACAGTGCTGGGATTTACGCTTCTGGTCGGCGACTCGCTGTGTGAGTTCACCGTAAAGGAACGTAATATTGAGTTCAGGGCTGTTCTCGCTTACGAACCGAAGAAGTAG
- a CDS encoding DUF1158 domain-containing protein, with protein sequence MKHPLETLTTAAGILLMAFLSCLLLPAPALGLTLAQKLVSTFHLMDLSQLYTLLFCLWFLVLGAIEYFVLRFIWQRWFSLAD encoded by the coding sequence ATGAAACACCCTTTAGAAACTTTGACCACCGCAGCAGGCATTTTGCTGATGGCTTTCCTCTCTTGCCTGCTGCTGCCCGCCCCCGCACTGGGGCTGACGCTGGCACAAAAACTGGTGAGCACGTTCCATCTGATGGATCTTAGCCAGCTTTACACTTTATTGTTTTGCCTGTGGTTTTTAGTGCTGGGCGCAATTGAGTATTTTGTTCTGCGCTTTATCTGGCAACGCTGGTTCTCACTGGCGGATTAA
- a CDS encoding SDR family oxidoreductase, with protein MIAKDFAQQLFDLHDRVAFVTGAGSGIGQMIALAFASAGARVVCFDLREDGGLKETVNHIEALGGQALYYTGDVRELRDLRSAVALAKTHFGRLDIAVNAAGIANANPALEMESEQWQRVIDINLTGVWNSCKAEAELMVENGGGSIINIASMSGIIVNRGLEQAHYNSSKAGVIHLSKSLAMEWVSNGIRVNSISPGYTATPMNTRPEMVHQTREFESQTPIQRMAKVEEMAGPALFLASDAASFCTGVDLVVDGGFICW; from the coding sequence ATGATCGCAAAAGATTTTGCTCAACAATTGTTTGATCTCCACGATCGCGTCGCCTTTGTCACTGGCGCAGGTAGCGGTATCGGACAAATGATCGCTCTGGCTTTTGCCAGCGCAGGCGCACGAGTGGTGTGTTTTGATCTACGGGAAGATGGCGGACTTAAAGAGACGGTTAATCATATCGAAGCACTTGGTGGACAAGCCTTGTATTACACGGGCGATGTTCGGGAGTTGAGAGATCTTCGCTCAGCAGTCGCTCTGGCAAAAACACATTTTGGTCGTCTGGATATTGCCGTAAACGCCGCTGGAATCGCTAACGCGAACCCGGCGCTGGAAATGGAAAGCGAGCAATGGCAACGCGTTATAGATATCAACCTGACTGGTGTGTGGAATTCCTGTAAGGCGGAAGCCGAGTTAATGGTAGAGAACGGAGGCGGTTCGATTATAAATATTGCGTCAATGTCCGGGATTATCGTCAATCGCGGTCTGGAACAGGCCCACTACAACAGCTCCAAAGCAGGCGTGATTCATTTATCTAAAAGTCTTGCGATGGAATGGGTGAGTAATGGGATCCGCGTGAACTCAATCAGCCCAGGATATACCGCGACACCAATGAATACCCGACCTGAAATGGTGCATCAGACACGGGAGTTTGAAAGCCAGACGCCGATTCAACGGATGGCGAAAGTGGAAGAGATGGCGGGCCCAGCGCTGTTCCTTGCCAGCGATGCGGCGTCATTCTGCACTGGTGTTGATCTGGTGGTCGATGGTGGTTTTATCTGCTGGTAA
- a CDS encoding SDR family oxidoreductase — MQRNFQGKTVVITGACRGIGAGIAERFARDGANLVMVSNAARVHETAEQLRQRYQADILSLEVDVTDEAQVQALYEQAAARFGSIDVSIQNAGIITIDYFDRMPTADFEKVLAVNTTAVWLCCREAAKYMVKQNHGCLINTSSGQGRQGFIYTPHYAASKMGVIGITQSLAHELAQWNITVNAFCPGIIESEMWDYNDRVWGEILSTDDKRYGKGELMAEWVEGIPMKRAGKPEDVAGLVAFLASDDARYLTGQTINIDGGLIMS; from the coding sequence ATGCAACGTAATTTTCAGGGTAAGACTGTAGTTATTACCGGGGCATGCCGGGGAATTGGGGCCGGGATCGCTGAACGCTTCGCCCGCGATGGCGCAAATCTGGTGATGGTTTCTAACGCTGCACGCGTTCATGAAACTGCTGAGCAACTGCGCCAACGTTATCAGGCTGACATTTTGTCATTAGAAGTCGATGTGACAGATGAAGCACAAGTACAGGCACTCTATGAACAAGCGGCTGCACGTTTTGGCAGCATCGATGTTTCCATCCAGAATGCGGGCATTATCACCATCGATTATTTTGATCGGATGCCGACTGCTGATTTCGAAAAAGTGCTGGCGGTGAACACGACGGCAGTCTGGCTCTGCTGCCGGGAAGCAGCCAAATATATGGTGAAACAGAATCACGGCTGCCTGATCAACACCTCTTCCGGCCAGGGACGTCAGGGGTTTATCTATACCCCACACTATGCAGCCAGCAAAATGGGGGTGATCGGCATTACGCAAAGCCTGGCCCACGAGTTGGCGCAATGGAATATCACTGTTAACGCCTTCTGCCCGGGTATTATCGAAAGCGAAATGTGGGACTACAACGACCGTGTATGGGGAGAAATTCTCAGTACCGATGACAAGCGTTATGGCAAAGGCGAGCTTATGGCGGAATGGGTGGAAGGTATTCCGATGAAGCGTGCCGGTAAACCTGAAGATGTTGCCGGACTGGTTGCCTTCCTCGCCTCTGACGATGCGCGTTATCTCACCGGTCAAACCATCAACATCGACGGCGGCCTGATTATGTCGTAA
- a CDS encoding YbdK family carboxylate-amine ligase, with translation MPMPDFQVSEPFTLGIELEMQVVNPPGYDLSQDSSTLIDAVKNQITAGEVKHDITESMLELATDVCRDINQAAGQFSAMQKVVLQAAADHHLEICGGGTHPFQKWQRQEVCDNERYQRTLENFGYLIQQATVFGQHVHVGCASGDDAIYLLHGLSRFVPHFIALSAASPYMQGTDTRFASSRPNIFSAFPDNGPMPWVSNWQQFETLFRCLSYTKMIDSIKDLHWDIRPSPHFGTVEVRVMDTPLTLSHAVNMAGLIQATAHWLLTERPFKHQEKDYLLYKFNRFQACRYGLEGVITDPHTGDRRPLTEDTLRLLEKIAPSADKIGASSAIEALHRQVVSGLNEAQLMRDFVADGGSLIGLVKKHCEIWAGE, from the coding sequence ATGCCAATGCCCGATTTTCAAGTCTCTGAACCTTTTACCCTCGGTATTGAACTGGAAATGCAGGTGGTTAATCCGCCGGGCTATGACTTAAGCCAGGACTCTTCAACGCTGATTGACGCGGTTAAAAATCAGATCACTGCCGGGGAAGTAAAGCACGATATCACCGAAAGCATGCTGGAGCTGGCGACGGATGTTTGCCGTGATATCAACCAGGCTGCCGGGCAATTTTCAGCGATGCAGAAAGTCGTATTGCAGGCAGCCGCAGACCATCATCTGGAAATTTGCGGCGGGGGCACGCACCCGTTTCAGAAATGGCAGCGTCAGGAGGTATGCGATAACGAACGCTATCAACGAACGCTGGAAAACTTTGGTTATCTCATTCAGCAGGCGACCGTTTTTGGTCAGCATGTCCATGTTGGCTGCGCCAGTGGCGATGACGCCATTTATTTGCTGCACGGCTTGTCGCGGTTTGTGCCGCACTTTATCGCCCTTTCTGCCGCATCGCCGTATATGCAGGGAACGGATACACGCTTTGCTTCCTCAAGACCGAATATTTTTTCCGCCTTTCCCGACAATGGCCCAATGCCGTGGGTCAGTAACTGGCAACAATTTGAAACCCTGTTTCGTTGTCTGAGTTACACCAAGATGATCGACAGCATTAAAGATCTGCACTGGGATATTCGCCCCAGCCCCCATTTTGGCACGGTGGAAGTTCGGGTGATGGATACCCCATTAACCCTTAGCCACGCGGTAAATATGGCGGGATTAATTCAGGCCACCGCCCACTGGTTACTGACGGAACGCCCGTTCAAACATCAGGAGAAAGATTACCTGCTGTATAAATTCAACCGCTTCCAGGCCTGCCGTTATGGGCTGGAAGGTGTCATTACCGATCCGCACACTGGCGATCGTCGACCATTGACGGAAGACACCTTGCGATTGCTGGAAAAAATCGCCCCTTCCGCAGATAAAATTGGCGCATCGAGCGCGATTGAAGCCCTGCATCGCCAGGTCGTTAGCGGTCTGAATGAAGCGCAGCTGATGCGTGATTTCGTCGCCGATGGCGGCTCGCTGATTGGACTGGTGAAAAAGCATTGTGAAATCTGGGCCGGAGAATAA
- a CDS encoding MmcQ/YjbR family DNA-binding protein encodes MDKQSLHETAKRLALELPFVELCWPFGPEFDVFKIGGKIFMLSSELRGVPFINLKSDPQKSLLNQQIYPSIKPGYHMNKKHWISVYPGDEISEALLRDLIDDSWNLVVDGLSKRDQKRVRPD; translated from the coding sequence ATGGATAAGCAATCACTGCACGAAACGGCGAAACGCCTGGCCCTTGAGTTACCCTTTGTCGAGCTTTGCTGGCCTTTTGGCCCGGAGTTCGATGTCTTTAAAATTGGCGGCAAGATTTTTATGCTGTCGTCGGAGCTGCGCGGCGTCCCCTTTATCAATTTGAAGTCCGATCCACAAAAATCCCTGTTAAATCAGCAGATATATCCGAGCATTAAGCCAGGGTATCACATGAATAAGAAGCACTGGATTTCAGTGTATCCAGGCGATGAGATCTCCGAAGCGTTACTGCGCGATCTTATCGATGATTCATGGAATTTAGTGGTTGATGGCTTATCTAAACGCGATCAAAAAAGAGTGCGCCCAGACTAA